The Tenebrio molitor chromosome 5, icTenMoli1.1, whole genome shotgun sequence genome has a segment encoding these proteins:
- the fs(2)ltoPP43 gene encoding probable RNA polymerase II nuclear localization protein SLC7A6OS: MAAVIRVKRTLKEEPSDALILSCKRRKTDQNEETELSTILKFAGTVNSQEETLSCLKKPTKSELEDQFKKHNIDLNAKLRNQKQQDSKNNRYKIVNRLRSQTLNLGEAVEKPVNDEYTIYDIETENHEDCQVNELKDLKYVYDLYYTISDDLGEASLEDYVNMYPYNDPLIFGSMRDNGLNGLDSDDDSEDSNAESNWKNDYPDESDMESVTEDDMLQAMKKCDLSDLSSDEGEEGFVYNIDSEAAGFEEDIDESDVQRYGERYARFKARHKKQVQTMGVGCDLYYGDIDEEEYYY; the protein is encoded by the exons ATGGCAGCGGTGATTCGTGTGAAGCGTACTTTGAAAGAAGAACCGTCAGAtgctttaattttaagttgtaaaagaagaaaaacagATCAAAATGAAGAAACAGAGTTGTCGACTATACTGAAGTTTGCTGGGACCGTAAACAGTCAA gAGGAAACACtttcttgtttaaaaaaaccaACAAAAAGTGAATTGGAGGATCAATTTAAGAAGCATAATATCgatttaaatgcaaaattgcgAAATCAGAAGCAACAGGATTCAAAAAATAATCGTTACAAAATTGTCAATCGTTTGCGCTCACAAACGTTGAATTTAGGAGAGGCAGTAGAGAAGCCAGTTAATGACGAGTACACCATATATGACATAGAAACAGAGAATCATGAAGATTGTCAAGTTAATGAATTAAAAGACTTGAAATATGTGTATGATTTATATTATACAATTTCTGATGATCTTGGTGAAGCATCTTTGGAGGATTATGTTAA TATGTACCCTTATAATGATCCACTTATTTTTGGTTCAATGAGAGATAATGGTTTGAATGGTCTAGATAGTGATGATGATAGTGAAGACTCAAATGCAGAAAGTAATTGGAAAAATGATTATCCTGATGAATCTGATATGGAAAGTGTAACTGAAGATGATATGCTCCAAGCAAtgaaaaaatgtgatttaagTGACCTTTCAAGTGATGAAGGAGAAGAGGGTTTCGTCTACAATATTGATAGTGAAGCTGCTGGATTTGAGGAAGATATAGATGAGTCTGATGTACAAAGATATGGGGAAAGATATGCAAGGTTTAAAGCGAGGCATAAAAAACAAGTACAAACAATGGGAGTAGGTTGTGATTTGTATTATGGTGATATAGATGAAGAAGAGTATTATTACTAG
- the Chmp1 gene encoding charged multivesicular body protein 1b, whose translation MGNEMSSSAMDKHLFNLKFAVKELQRSSKRCEKEERQEKAKTKQAIQKGNTEVARIHAENAIRQKNQAINYLKMSARVDAVASKIQSAVMTRKVTNNMAGVVKAMDAAMKSMNLEKISTVMDKFEQQFEDLGVQTDVLENTMSQTTTTLIPQNEVDSLLHEVADEAGLELNLELPTGVEGSTIGTPSEVSQEQDELTQRLARLRQAE comes from the exons ATGGGTAACGAAATGTCTTCTTCGGCTATGGACA AACACTTgttcaatttgaaatttgctgTGAAGGAACTTCAAAGAAGTTCAAAACGATGTGAAAAGGAAGAGAGACAAGAAAAAGCGAAAACAAAACAAGCAATACAAAAAGGAAATACAGAAGTGGCACGTATTCATGCAGAAAATGCTATAAGGCAGAAGAATCaagcaataaattatttaaaaatgtctgCAAGAGTTGATGCTGTTGCTAGTAAAATTCAATCAGCAGTAATGACAAGAAAGGTGACCAACAACATGGCAG GTGTTGTTAAAGCTATGGATGCAGCAATGAAGAGTATGAATCtggaaaaaatttccactgtGATGGACAAATTTGAACAACAGTTTGAAGATTTGGGTGTTCAAACTGATGTCCTTGAGAATACAATGTCACAAACTACCACCACGCTCATTCCTCAGAATGAAGTGGATTCACTTTTGCACGAAGTCGCTGATGAGGCTGG TTTGGAATTGAATTTGGAGCTCCCAACTGGTGTCGAAGGCAGCACAATAGGAACACCGAGCGAAGTATCTCAGGAACAAGACGAACTGACTCAGCGACTCGCCAGGTTGAGACAAGCTGAATAA